A genomic segment from Diospyros lotus cultivar Yz01 chromosome 5, ASM1463336v1, whole genome shotgun sequence encodes:
- the LOC127802811 gene encoding glutamyl-tRNA reductase 1, chloroplastic-like, which produces MAASTGFAASLALSTPEPESVCRLLHRRASLPYRVHVFHKLSTRASLFRCEAASDDSARGSGKIVGSKGLSVSPLEMLKTSAANRYTKEKSGIIVIGINIHTAPVEIREKLSIPEAQWPQAISELSALNHIEEAAVLSTCNRMEIYVVALSQHRGVKEVTEWMSKISGVPVPELCQHRFLLYNKDATKHLFEVSSGLDSVVIGEGQILAQVKQVVKSGQGIPGFGRKISGLFKHGITVGKRVRTETNISTGSVSVSSAAVDLVLMKFPKVSYANTRVLVVGAGKMGKLVIKHLVAKRCTKIVVVNRTEDRVAAICEDFKDVEIIYKPLSELLACAAEADVVFTSTASDQPLFLKEHVRTLPPASCQIGGRRLFVDISVPRNVGSCVSTLEGACLFNVDDLREVVAANKEDRLRKAMEAQAIIMEEVKQFEAWKDSLETVPTIKKLRAYAERIRAAELERCLPKIGDDIPKKKKQALYDLSMGIVNKLLHGPMQHLRCDGSDNGSLNEILENMHALNRIFELDSETSVLEQKIRSKIEQTQK; this is translated from the exons ATGGCAGCTTCCACCGGCTTCGCAGCCTCTCTTGCGCTGTCGACGCCGGAGCCGGAGTCCGTTTGCCGCCTTCTCCATCGCCGCGCCTCCCTTCCTTATCGCGTCCATGTCTTCCACAAGCTCTCGACGAGAGCATCCTTGTTCAGATGCGAGGCTGCTTCCGACGATTCGGCTCGCGGTAGCGGTAAGATCGTCGGATCCAAGGGCTTAAGCGTTTCGCCTCTCGAGATGTTGAAGACATCGGCCGCCAACA GATATACAAAGGAAAAGAGCGGCATTATTGTTATAGGAATCAATATTCACACAGCACCAGTTGAAATACGTGAAAAACTTTCCATTCCAGAAGCGCAATGGCCTCAAGCAATCAGTGAGCTATCTGCTTTGAATCATATAGAAGAAGCTGCTGTTCTTAGCACTTGTAACAGAATGGAGATATACGTGGTGGCTCTGTCACAGCATCGTGGGGTTAAAGAAGTAACTGAATGGATGTCTAAG ATCAGTGGAGTTCCTGTCCCGGAGCTTTGTCAGCACCGGTTTTTGCTATACAACAAAGATGCCACAAAGCACCTGTTTGAAGTATCATCTGGGCTTGATTCTGTTGTCATAGGGGAAGGTCAAATTCTAGCTCAGGTAAAACAAGTAGTGAAATCTGGACAGGGAATACCTGGTTTTGGTAGGAAAATTAGTGGCCTGTTCAAACATGGAATCACCGTGGGGAAGCGGGTAAGAACTGAAACTAATATATCCACGGGGTCTGTCTCTGTAAGCTCTGCTGCTGTAGATCTTGTCCTTATGAAGTTCCCAAAAGTATCTTACGCCAACACCAGAGTATTGGTTGTTGGAGCAGGCAAGATGGGGAAACTCGTGATCAAACACTTGGTTGCCAAAAGGTGCACAAAAATAGTGGTTGTCAACAGAACTGAGGATAGGGTCGCTGCCATCTGTGAGGACTTTAAGGATGTAGAAATTATCTACAAACCTCTTTCAGAATTGCTGGCATGTGCTGCTGAAGCTGATGTTGTTTTCACTAGTACCGCTTCTGACCAGCCTTTGTTCTTGAAAGAGCATGTTCGGACACTGCCCCCTGCGAGCTGCCAAATTGGAGGACGGAGACTGTTTGTTGATATATCTGTTCCTAGAAATGTGGGATCATGTGTCTCGACTCTAGAAGGTGCATGCCTTTTCAATGTGGATGATCTCAGGGAAGTTGTGGCAGCTAACAAGGAGGACCGGCTACGGAAAGCAATGGAGGCTCAGGCAATTATAATGGAGGAAGTGAAACAATTTGAAGCTTGGAAGGATTCCCTTGAAACTGTTCCAACAATCAAGAAACTCAGGGCATATGCTGAACGAATCAGGGCTGCGGAGCTAGAAAGGTGTTTGCCCAAGATAGGTGATGACatcccaaaaaagaaaaagcaagcTCTTTACGATCTTAGTATGGGTATTGTGAACAAACTCCTTCATGGCCCAATGCAGCATCTTAGATGCGATGGCAGTGACAACGGCTCTCTGAATGAGATACTTGAGAATATGCATGCCCTTAACAGAATCTTCGAGCTTGATTCAGAGACATCTGTCTTGGAGCAGAAAATTCGATCCAAAATCGAACAGACACAAAAGTAA